CGACCGCAAAATTTATGACGCGCTGGTGGAATCTCTCGGCCACGCAGCCAGCTCTTTACGCTATGCGCGCAGCAACGATAGCGAAAATGAAATGGGCCCTCTTATCAGCGCCAGACAGCGCGATCGCGTGGCCAGCTTTGTCGAACGGGCGCTGGGTCACCCGCATATCGAACGGATCACCGGTGCGCAGATGCATTCCGGCCCCGGTTTTTTCTATCCACCTACGATCCTCGCAGGTTGTCAGCAGCAGGATGAAATTGTTCAGCGCGAGGTTTTTGGCCCCGTTGTGAGTATTACGCCGGTTGATTCCTTGGAGCAGGCGTTGCACTGGGCGAATGAATCTGAATACGGCCTTGCGTCTTCCGTTTGGACCAAAAATATCGATCGGGCGTGGCAGCTAGCGGCGCAGCTTCAGTACGGGACAACGTGGATTAATACGCACTTCACGCTGGTTAGCGAAATGCCGCACGGCGGTCTTAAGCGCTCTGGTTATGGCAAGGATTTATCCGGTGATGCTTTGCAGGATTACAGCGTTGTGCGCCACATCATGGCGAAAGTAAAAGCGCAGTTTTAAGCACTAAGCAATTGATTACATAACAATGCAGGCAGTCCATCTGCCGCACTAAATAGCAGCACTACACAGACAGGGGATAGCAATGAAAAATACAGTTATCACGGCGCTTTCGGCGCTCTGTATCAGCGGACTGGGTGGGATTGCAACTGCTCAGGCCGATGGACTACCGCAAAAGCTCGGTCCGGCTGAAGGACAGCTCGATATCATTACATGGCCAGGTTATATCGAACGTGGCCAAAGCGACAAAAACTATGACTGGGTGACCCAGTTTGAAAAAGACACCGGCTGCAAGGTCAATATCAAAACGGCAGCCACCTCCGATGAAATGGTTAGCCTGATGGCCAAAGGTGGCTACGATTTGGTCACCGCGTCCGGCGATGCCTCATTGCGCCTGATTTATGGCAAACGCGTTCAGCCGATCAATCCCGCTTTAATTCCGAACTGGAAAAACCTCGACCCTCGAATGGTCAATGGACCGTGGTACACCGTCCAAGGTGAAGTTTACGGCACCCCGTATCAGTGGGGGCCTAACCTGCTGATGTACAACACCAAAGTATTTCCAAAAGCGCCAGACACTTGGGGCGTAATCTTCGAACCACAAAACCTGCCGGATGGTAAAAGCAACAAAGGGCGCGTACAGGCCTATGACGGCCCAATCTATATCGCCGATGCCGCGCTCTACTTAAAAACCGCCAAGCCTGAGCTAGGGATCAAAGATCCGTATGAGCTGAACGAAACCCAATATCAGGCGGTACTCGATTTACTTCGTACGCAACATCCGCTGATTCACCGCTATTGGCACGATGCTTCCGTGCAGATGAGTGACTTCAAAAACGAAGGCGTCGCTGCCGGTAGCTCATGGCCATTCCAAGCTAACGGCCTGAAAAACGAAGGCCAGCCAATCAATGCCGTATTCCCGAAAGAGGGCGCGACAGGCTGGGCAGACACCACCATGGTGCACGCACAGGCTAAGCATCTGACCTGCGCATATAAATGGATGAACTGGCAGCTCACGCCAAAAGTTCAAGGTGACGTCGCCGCATGGTTTGGCTCTCTGCCAGCCGTGCCTGAGGGCTGTAAAGCCAGCACCTTATTAGGTGGCAACGGTTGCGAAGCGAACGGCTATAAATTCTTCGACAAAATTGCCTTCTGGAAAACACCGCAGGCCAAGTGTGAAAGCCAAGGCCAGTGTGTGCCGTATAGCCGTTGGACGCAGGACTATATTGCCATCATGGGTGGCAGATAGTGAATGTCTCATTAGGCTACTGCGCTTGATATTTTGAACTAGGGCAGTGCTCAGACTCCTCACGTACTACGTGTACGTTCCGGTTCTTGCGCGCTGTCCATGTTCAAACTCTCTGCGCTCGCTACGCCTACTGAGGCATCCACCAAAAATTTTACAGTTTTGTCGGAGAACATAAAAATGAGCGTCTCTGTTGAATTAATTGATGTATCCAAACTCTACGGCGACGTTCATGCGGTCGATCGCGTTTCGTTGACGATTAAAGAGGGAGAGTTTTTCTCTCTGCTAGGGCCTTCAGGTTCAGGAAAAACCACCTGTTTGCGTTTGATTGCGGGCTTTGAGCAGCCAACCAGCGGTTCTATTCGTATCCAAGGCCAAGAGGCTGCCGGACTGCCACCTTACCAGCGTGATGTGAATACCGTGTTTCAGGATTACGCGCTATTTCCCCACATGAGCGTGCTGGAGAATATTGCCTACGGACTGATGGTGAAAGGCGTCGCTAAAAATGAGCGCATAAGCCGTGCCCGTGAAGCGCTTAACAGCGTTGCGCTGGCTGATTATGGCGAGCGTAAACCTTCTCAACTCTCCGGTGGTCAGCGTCAGCGCGTGGCTTTGGCGCGTGCGCTGGTGAACCGCCCACGTGTTTTGCTGCTGGATGAACCGCTTGGCGCGCTCGATCTCAAGCTGCGCGAGCAGATGCAAACCGAGCTGAAAAAGCTACAACGCCAGCTGGGCATCACCTTCATTTTTGTCACCCACGATCAAAGCGAAGCACTGTCGATGTCCGATCGCGTGGCGGTATTTAGCAAAGGGCGAATTGAGCAGGTCGATACGCCGCAAAAGCTTTATATGCAGCCGGAAACCGCCTTTGTGGCCGAATTCGTCGGTACTTCAAACGTTATTCGTGGCCCATCGGCAGAAACTCTGCTCGGACAGCCGGGGATCTTCTCGATCCGCCCAGAGCATATTCGTTTTGCACGTGATGTGGCGAAGCCAGAAGAGATCCACGTTCAGGGCGTTTTACGCGACGTCCATTACCAAGGTGCTGCAACGCGCTATGAAGTGATGATCGACAACGGCGTTCGTTTGTTCGTGAGTCAGGGCAATACGCAAGAGCAGCTTTTACAGCCGGTGCGGAATACCGGTGAACCGGTTCGCCTGTGCTGGGAAAGGAATGCGATGGTGGCGCTGGCGGGAGATCGCTGAGATGGAGATGGGCATGGACTACACCGAAGTTCGTAACCGTCCGGCGCGCCGGTTCTCCACGTTTTTATACCGCCGCCCGACGCTCTATTTACTGCTGTTACTCACGCCGCCGCTGCTATGGTTTGGGGTGATTTATCTAGGGTCATTGTTCACCTTGCTATGGCAGGGGGCATATACCTTTGATGATTTCACCATGACGGTAACGCCGGATTTCACGCTCGACAACCTCAAGGCGCTGTTCAATCCATCGAATTACGACATCATTGTGCGTACCTTAACGATGGCGATTCTGGTTTCTCTGGCCTGCGGGTTGCTGGCGTTTCCTATCGCGTACTACATGGCGCGATACACCAGCGGTCGTAGCAAAGCCTTCTTCTACATCGCGATTATGATGCCGATGTGGGCTAGCTATATCGTTAAAGTGTATGCGTGGACGCTGCTGTTAGCAAAAGACGGCGTGGCACAATGGTTCCTGCATTACATGGGATTAGAGCCTGTGCTGGCGTGGGTGCTGGGGATCCCTGATATTGGCGGCAGTACGCTGTCGACGTCGGGTCTTGGGCGCTTCATGGTGTTTGTGTACATCTGGCTGCCGTTCATGATTTTGCCGATTCAGGCCGCGCTGGAACGTTTGCCGCCAACCCTGTTACAAGCCTCTGCGGATCTCGGTGCGCGTCCGGTTCAAACCTTCCGTCATATCGTGCTGCCTTTGGCAATTCCAGGCATTGCCGCCGGATCGATTTTTACCTTCTCCCTCACGCTGGGTGACTTCATTGTGCCACAGCTGGTGGGGCCACCCGGTTACTTCATCGGCAGCATGGTATATGCCCAGCAAGGGGCGATTGGCAATATGCCGATGGCCGCGGCTTTCACGCTGGTGCCTATCGTGCTGATTGCTATCTATCTAACCATCGTGAAACGTTTGGGGGCTTTCGATGCGCTCTGATCTCAACGCTGCACCGTGGGGACTCAAAATCGCCGCGTGGGGTGGGCTGGTGTTTTTACACTTCCCGATTTTAATTATTGCCGCCTATGCCTTTAACACCGAGGACTCGGCGTTCAGCTTTCCGCCAAAAGGCTTCACTCTGCACTGGTTTGAGGTTGCAGCGGGAAGGCAGGATGTTTGGGATGCCCTATGGCTCTCGGTGCAAATTGCGGCAATGGCAACCACCATCGCGCTTATTCTTGGCACCTTGGCGGCGGCTGCGCTGTATCGTCGTGAGTTTTTTGGCAAGCAGACCATCAGTTTTCTGATCCTGTTACCGATTGCATTGCCCGGCATCGTGACGGGTATCGCGCTGCTCTCGGCGTTTAAAACGCTCAACATGGAACCTGGGATGATGACGATTGTGATTGGCCACGCCACTTTCTGCGTGGTGATTGTATTCAATAACGTCATTGCCCGTTTTCGCCGCACGTCGCACAGCTTGATTGAAGCCTCCATGGATCTGGGCGCCGATGGCTGGCAAACCTTTCGCCACGTGATGCTGCCGAGTTTGGCATCCGCCATGCTGGCGGGTGGCATGCTGGCCTTCGCCCTGTCATTTGATGAAATCATCGTCACCACCTTCACCGCAGGCCATGAGCGCACGTTACCGCTGTGGCTGCTAAATCAGCTTAACCGCCCGCGTGATGTACCGGTCACGAACGTGGTTGCGCTGTGCGTGATGTGTCTGACGGCGATCCCAATTTTAGGTGCGTATTACCTGACGAGAAGCTCGGAAGATGTCGAAGGGGCGGGTAAATAAAAATAGGCTATCTGACTTGCCATTTTGTGGTTGGGCAGTGCTCGCTATCCTCACGTACTTATGTACGCTCCGGTAGCTCCGCTCTGGCCGCCCACAAACTGTCTGCGCCGATAACGCCTATTTTGATGTGAGATGTTTTAGTTTGTAAGTATCTGAAGATACCCGAATTAGTTGGAGTTACAGCAAGGCGGCAAGAGAGAGACAAATTGGTCTGGAACCAATTTGAACAGCGCTTGCGCAAGCCCGTAGGGTGAGTCTCAGGGATGAGACTCATTAATCCCGATGAGCTTACATAAGTAAGTGATTCAGGTGAACGAGCGCAGCCAACGCAGCAGTAGCTCCAAATAAGAAGGGTATACAACCGGCAGCGCTGCGCTGCCACCTCTCTTAATGAAGGATAAAACAATGCATACACAACTGCTGATTAACGGGCGTTTGGTCGAAGGTCAAGGTTCTGCGCTGCCTGTGTACAATCCCGCCACGGGGGAGGTTATTGCACATATTGCACAGGCAAGTGCCGCGCAGGTTGAGGAGGCGGTGAATGCGGCAGACAAAGCGTTCACCGAATGGGGACAAACCACGCCGAAGGAGCGCGCTGCGCTGCTGTTGCAGGTCGCGGATGTGATTGAGCAGCAGGGCGAAGTGCTGGCGAAGCTGGAATCGCAAAACTGCGGTAAGCCCTATCAGCGCGTATTGGAAGATGAAATTCCTGCGATTGCCGACGTTTTCCGCTTCTTTGCTGGTGCGACCCGTTGCTTAAGCGGCCCGGTTGCCGGTGAGTATCTGCCTGATCACACCTCGATGATCCGCCGCGATCCGGTTGGCGTGATCGCCTCGATCGCACCGTGGAACTACCCGCTGATGATGGCCGCGTGGAAATTAGCGCCCGCGCTGGCGGCGGGTAATACCGTAGTGCTGAAGCCATCGGAACAAACGCCGTTGACCGCTTTCCATCTGTGCCAAACGCTGGCCGATCTGTTCCCTGCGGGCGTCGTTAACGTTCTGTTCGGTTTGGGTAAAGACGTGGGTGACGTACTGACAGGCCACCCAAAAGTGCGCATGGTCTCCCTTACCGGTTCTATCGGTACGGGCGCGCATATTATTGAACACACGGCGTCTACCATCAAACGCACACACATGGAGCTGGGCGGTAAAGCGCCGGTTATTGTGTTTGATGATGCCGACGTGGAAAAAGTGGTCGAAGGCATCCGCATATTTGGTTTCTATAACGCAGGGCAAGACTGTACAGCGGCCTGCCGCCTGTATGTGCAGAAATCAATCTATCAAAAAGTGGTGGATGCGCTAGCGCAAACGGTCTCCACGCTTGATATGGGGAATCCAGGCGATGAAAGCACTGAGCTTGGGCCGTTGATCACCGAGCAGCACCTACAGCGCGTAGAAGGCTTTGTTGAACGCGCCAAAGCGTTGCCGCATATCACGGTAGCTACCGGTGGTTCGCGCGTTAATGGTCCTGGTTTTTACTTCCAGCCAACCATTTTAGCGGGGGCTAAACAAGATGATGAAATCGTGCAAAAAGAGGTATTTGGGCCAGTCATCACCATCACGCCGTTTGATGATGAAGCGCAGGTCTTGGGCTGGGCGAACGATTCCAACTATGGCTTAGCTTCCTCCGTGTGGACGCGCGATGTGGGCCGTGCTCACCGCATGAGCGCACGTTTACAATACGGCTGCACATGGGTGAATACCCACTTCATGCTGGTGAGTGAAATGCCACACGGTGGGCAAAAACTCTCTGGGTACGGCAAAGATATGTCGATGTTTGGCCTAGAGGATTACACCGTGGTGCGCCATGTGATGATTAATCACGGGTAATCAATGTCCCCTCCATGTCTTCCGCTCTTGGGGAGATATCTTTGAAGAATTGAATCCATCCTAAAAAGCATTTTGCTCCCTCCTCTGCAAAGGGGAGGGCTGAGGTGGGTCATATCAATATTTAGCCTGAGAATATTTGATGGCTGACCTATACGTTGTCATCATGTAAAATAATTGTGATTTTCCTTCGATTTCAAATCTTAAAATAAAACTGGGAAGCATTATGAGCATCACAAGACGTGACTTTCTCAATGGGATGGCAATCACCATTGCAGCGGGATTAACACCGTGGCAGGCACTTCGAGCATCTCCTCAGGCTTTAACCCAAAGCCTTTACTATCCGCCAACCTTGACCGGTTTACGCGGTAACCATCCGGGATCGTTTGAAGCGGCTCATTTACTGGGGCGTGAAGGCAAACATTTCGATCCCAAAAGCACGCCGATTGAAGATCGGTTTGATCTGGTGGTCGTCGGTGCAGGGATCAGCGGATTGGCTGCGGCCTGCTTTTGGCAGCAGCTACATGGTAAAAATCAACGCATTCTGTTGCTCGATAACCATGATGATTTTGGCGGGCATGCCAAGCGCAACGAATTCAACGTTGAAGGTAAAACGATACTCGGCTACGGCGGCAGTGAATCTTTCCAGTCGCCGCGTACTAACTTTAGCCCTGTCGCAATGGGGCTGCTGAAAACTCTCAACGTTGATATTGAACAGATGGCGAAAGATTTCGATCAGAATTTCTATCCTGATATGAAGCTAAGCCGTGGTGTTTATTTCGATCGCAAAAACTTTGGCGTTGATAAAATTGTTAACGGCGATCCGGGACGAGCGGTTGCCGATGACATTGCCCCTGAACGCTTAAACGGCCGCGATATCACCGCGTTCATCAGTGATTTTCCGCTAGCCGAATCCGATCGTCAGGCGCTGATCGCGCTGCACACGGAACAAAAAGATTATCTGCCTGAACTCAATACCGATGAAAAAGTGGCTTGGTTAGATAGCCATAGCTACAGCCAATTCCTGCGAGAAAAAGTGGGCCTGAGTGAAATGGCGATCCGCTATTTCCAGCAGCGTACCAATGATTTCCAAGCGGTTGGTATTGACGCTACATCGTGTAGCGATGCGCGTATTTGCGCATTACCAGGGCTCGATGGCATGAATTTGCCTCCGCTGGACGCCGAGTCGCTGGCCGATCTCGATGAGCCCTACATTTTCCACTTCCCAGATGGTAACGCGGGTTTGGCCCGCCTGATGGTACGTCATTTAATTCCGGCCGTTGCACCGGGTGACACGATGGAAAGTATCGTATTGGCGAAGTTTGATTACAGCCAGTTAGATAAACCAGACTCTCTCGTTCGGCTGCGTTTAAACAGTACCGGTGTACATGTCGCGAACGTGAACGAGCAGGGTAAACCTTCCGTTGATGTGACGTATCTGACGGGCGACAAACTGCATCGTGTTCGTGCCGGGCAGGTGGTGATGGCGGGATACAACATGATGATCCCATATCTGGTACCGGAAATGCCTGAAACACAGGCCGCTGCGCTGAAAGAGAACGTGAAATCGCCGCTGGTGTATTCAAAAGTGGTGATCCGCAACTGGCAGCCGTTTGTAAAACTTGGGGTGCATGAAATCTATTCTCCCGCCGCGCCTTATAGCCGCGTGAAGCTAGATTATCCGGTCAACATGGGCGGCTACCAGCATCCACGCGATCCTAACCAACCTATCGGGCTGCATATGGTGTATGTCCCCACGCTGCCGGGCAGCGGTTTAAGCCCGCGTGAACAGTCGCGCAAGGGACGTGCATTGCTCTTAGGCACACCGTTTGAAGTGCATGAAAAAATGATCCGCGAGCAGCTGCAGGGCATGTTTGGTGAGGCAGGCTTCGATCATCAGCGTGATATTCAAGCCATTACGGTTAACCGCTGGTCGCACGGCTACTCTTATTTCTTAAACGGGCTGTTCGATGATGAAAAAGAAGCCGAGCAAATTATTCATACTGCACGCCAGCCGATAGGGCGTATTACCATCGCCAACTCGGATTCAGATTGGAGCCCTTACGCGAACTCTGCGGTTGATCAGGCGTGGAGAGCGGTGAACGAGCTAACCGCGATGAACAAGGAGAGCGTATGAAACCGTTACTGATTTTAACGTTGTTAAGCACCTGTATGGGCGCAAGTGCGATGTCGGCCGGTGAATATGTGGCCAAAGCGGGCGACTGCTCGGCCTGTCATACCTCTCCTCAAGGACAAGCGCTGGCGGGGGGAATGCGCTTCGCAACGCCGTTGGGCGATATTTACGCTACCAATATTACGCCAGATAAAACATACGGCATTGGTAGCTACAGCTTTGATGATTTTGATAAGGCCATGCGCAAAGGGGTGGCGAAAGATGGGCATCACCTCTACCCCGCGATGCCGTACACCTCTTATGGCAAAATGACGCCTGAGGATATGCGGGCGCTATATGACTACCTGATGACCGAAGTGAAACCGCAGACGGTTGAAAATCAAAAGAGCGATATTCCATGGCCGCTCTCTATGCGCTGGCCTTTAGGTATCTGGAATTCATTGTTCTTACAAGACGGCATTTACCAGCCACAGCCGGAAAAAGGCGATGAATGGAATCGCGGCGCCTATCTGGTTCAAGGGGCTGGGCATTGCGGTGCCTGCCATACGCCGCGCGGTTGGGCGATGCAGGAACAAGGTATGGATCAGGCCGAGCTACGCTTCTTGAACGGTGCAGAGCTGGATGGTTGGTATGCGCCTTCTTTACGTGGTCTAAACGTCAGCAAAGATGATTTAGTGTCACTGCTCAAGACAGGCCGCAGCCGCCATGCCGCGCTCAGTGGTCCAATGGGAGAAGTGGTTACACACAGTTCACAATACCTGACAGATAGCGATCTAAAAGGAATCGCCACTTACCTGCTCAGCTTGGAAGCCTTACCGAATGACGCTAAGCCGACCAAACCGGCGGCGGGTGCGATGCTGTCTGGGGCTCAAACCTATGCGCGTTATTGTTCTACTTGCCATACCCCGAAAGGTGAGGGCGTTGATTTCACCATTCCGCGTCTGGCAGGGAACCTCACGGTGAATGCCGATAATCCGCAAACGCTTATCCGCGTGGTGCTCGACGGCGCGCAAACGCCGGTCACGCAACAGCATATGTCTTATGCGATGCCGGGCTATGGTTGGGCGCTGAATGACCAAGAGGCCGCTGATTTGATGAGTTATCTGCGCGGCAGCTGGGGAAATAAAGCAGAGCCCGTTACGGCTGAACAGGTAGGGAAAGTGCGGGCTGAAATTAAGAAGTAGTATTGGTCTAATACGCTATAACCCTCCCCCTTCGACGGGGAGGGAATCGATTTGGTAAGAAAAATTAAACTAGCCGAATGTTCAAACCCCTTCCAACGCCTTCTCGGCATATAAATACCCAATCCCCATAATTTGCTGTGGCCGGGTCAGTTGGCCAAAGCCGATGCGGGTGGCGTTTGTCATATTCGGATCGGCGGGATCAAAAGGATTAAACCCCGTTTGACGCATAATGGCACTGAGCCAACGATCGCCAAAGCCGCAGCTGCGACCGTAGAAATAGATCCGGTTGATATTCAAAATATTCAGAAAGTTATACAGGCTGAGGCCAATGGCGCTTGCCGCGCTATCCACCCATGATTGCACCTGCAGATCGCCTTGCTGGTAACGCTCAATGAGGTGTTTGCTGCTGAGTGAATCCCAATCGGTTTGAATGCTGCTGTGTGGCTGAGATTTCAGCCAAATGCGCGCGCGTTTTTTTAGCGCAGAAAGCGAGGCGACGGTCTCCAAGCAGCCGTAGCGGCCACAGTCACAGGCCACGCCGTCGGGATTTACGATGGTATGCCCGATTTGTCCGCTGCCGTATAAGCTACCGCGATAAATCTGCTGGTTAATCACAAATGACGAACCAATCCCATAATCCACATTGATAACGCAAAAATCTTGCTGATTATCCGTATTTTGCCATTTCTCCGCCAACGCGAGCATCACGCAGTCATTGTCGAGCAAAACGCGAGTTTTCAGCTTTTCCTCTAGTAGATATTTCATTTCAATATGCTCTTTCCATGGTGCCTGCGGCATATTTTGTGAAACGCCGGTGACAGGATCGACCTGACCGTGAACGGCCAGTGCCAACTGGATGGTGCGCTGTGGGTAAAGCTTTCTCTGCTGGTAATAGACCTGTTCAATGGCCGTCAGTAGATCTTGAGGGTGGGGCGCTGAAACGGCGGTAAATTGATATTCACCCAAGGGCAAAATCTGGCTGTTGACGAGCTGACTCTCAATACAGTTTGGCGTTATGTTCATACATAAAATAAGGGCATTACCCGCGGGGATCTGATAGCACCCACCGCTTAATCCGCGGTTGCTGAGCATGCGATCTGAGTGCTCTATTTTCCCTTCATCCAGCAGCTCTTCCAGTATTTTTCCAATCGCCGGAATGGATAACCCCGTTTGCTGCGCCAGCATCGATTTGCTGGCGTGCTTATAGCGGTAGATCAACGCCATCAATATCCGCTTATTGAGATGACGCACCCGCTGATTATTCAATCCCAGATCAAACATTTCACTTAACTCCGTTAACTGTATTGCGTGAGCGTTGCTCACAACGGAAAAGAATCGCTCACATACACTGCAAACATACATCAGTTCACTGTCATTTTTTTACTGGAGATGCGGAAATGTACGGCGACGTCAAAGTTTGGCAAGAAAGTGTGACCTTACCGACCTATCGCACCGGAGCGGAAGATCCCAACCCGATGTTTTTAGAAAAGCGGGTTTATCAAGGATCGTCTGGCGCGGTCTATCCCTATGGCGTGATCGATACGTTAACCGGTGAATGTGAAGATCGTCAGTATCAGGCCGTATGGCTGGAAAATGATTTCATTCGCGTTATGTTGCTGCCTGAACTCGGGGGACGAATTCATCGAGCCTACGACAAAGTGATGCAGCGTGATTTTGTGTATTACAACGAAGTCATTAAACCTGCGCTGGTGGGATTGGTTGGGCCATGGATCTCTGGCGGAATTGAATTTAACTGGCCGCAGCATCATCGTCCAACCACGTTTATGCCGGTGGATGTGACGATTAGCCAACAGGACGACGGCAGTAAAACGGTTTGGCTGGGAGAGGTTGAGCCGATGCGTGGTTTACAGGTTATGACCGGTTTTACGCTGTATCCACAAAAAGCGTTGATCGAAATTAAGGGCAAAGTTTTCAACGGTAACGCCACGCCGCGTCATTTCCTGTGGTGGGCAAACCCTGCGGTGAAAGGCGGCGACGATCACCAAAGCGTGTTCCCGCCCGATGTCACGGCGGTGTATGACCACGGCAAGCGTGATGTTTCGGCTTTCCCTATTGCAACCGGCACCTACTATAAAGTGGATTACTCCGCTGGCGTTGATATTTCCCGCTACAAGAATATTCCCGTGCCGACGTCATATATGGCTGATAAGTCAGATTACGATTTTGTTGGTGCTTATCATCACGGTGAGCAAGGCGGTCTGCTGCATATCGCCGATCACCACGTTTCCCCAGGTAAAAAGCAGTGGACGTGGGGCAACTGCGATTTTGGCCTTGCGTGGGATCGCAACTTAACCGATCACAACGGTCCTTACATTGAGCTGATGACGGGCGTATTCACCGATAACCAGCCGGACTTTACCTGGCTTGCGCCTTACGAAGAAAAGGTGTTTGTGCAGAACTTTCTGCCATACAGCAAGCTAGGAACCTTGCAGAATGCCAATACGCAGGCAGCGATTAAGCTTGAGCGTATAAACGGGGAATTACAGCTTGGTCTATACGCCATTGCTCCGTTGAACGATGTATCGCTAGTGGTGAAAGGCGAAGGCGAGGAAATTTTCCGCCAACCGCTTTCTCTTCAACCGGCTCAAGCATGGCTGCACGCGTTGCCTGTTAGTTCACCGCAGCGCTTAACGCTTTTGTTGCTGGATCGCGATGGCTGCGAAATTATCAGCTATCTCGAGCATATCCCTGAAGAAACCCCACTGCCTCAGGCGGCGACTGCGCCACAAAAACCAGAGCAAATCACCAATACCGATGAGCTTTATTTTATCGGCCAACATCTTGAGCAATATCTCCACGCCAGCCGTTCAGCCTTTGATTATTACCGCCGTGCATTGGATATCGATCCTCTCGATTATCGCTGTAACGTTGCGCTGGCAACGCTTGAGTTTAACCGCGCTGATTTTGAGCTGGCGGCAAGTCATGCCAATACCGCTCTGCAACGTGCGCAGCGCTGGAATAAAAATCCGCAGTGCGGTCAGGCAAGCATGCTGCTGGGTTCTGCCCGCGAAAAGCTAGGGCAAGAAACACAGGCCTATGATGACTATTTCAAAGCCACGTGGAGTGGAAATTGCCGCGATGCGGCGTTTTATGCTTTGGCACGCTTAGCGTTGCGAAAAGGCGATGCGGAACAAGCCCTGACGTTTATCAATCAGAGCCTGAATTTCAACGGCGCAAACAATTTAGCCATGGGGTTAAAGGCACTGGTTTTACAGCAGTTGGGAGAGACCAAACAGGCGCTTGAATATGTCACTTCTCAGTTGACCCACTATCCGTTGAGCTATGTCTTGCTGTATGCGCAGTCGGTTTTGAACGGCGACGCGAGCGCATTGACTCAGGTTGCGGGAGCGCGAGGAGTCAACGCCTGCGTGTTAGCAGGATGGCTGGTGGGATTAGGCCGAGAAAAAGAAGCTTTGGCGCTGCTGAAACTTTTGAACAGCCAAGAGTCGCTCCCGCTGCTGTATCGTGCGGC
This is a stretch of genomic DNA from Hafnia alvei. It encodes these proteins:
- a CDS encoding NAD(P)-binding protein, whose product is MSITRRDFLNGMAITIAAGLTPWQALRASPQALTQSLYYPPTLTGLRGNHPGSFEAAHLLGREGKHFDPKSTPIEDRFDLVVVGAGISGLAAACFWQQLHGKNQRILLLDNHDDFGGHAKRNEFNVEGKTILGYGGSESFQSPRTNFSPVAMGLLKTLNVDIEQMAKDFDQNFYPDMKLSRGVYFDRKNFGVDKIVNGDPGRAVADDIAPERLNGRDITAFISDFPLAESDRQALIALHTEQKDYLPELNTDEKVAWLDSHSYSQFLREKVGLSEMAIRYFQQRTNDFQAVGIDATSCSDARICALPGLDGMNLPPLDAESLADLDEPYIFHFPDGNAGLARLMVRHLIPAVAPGDTMESIVLAKFDYSQLDKPDSLVRLRLNSTGVHVANVNEQGKPSVDVTYLTGDKLHRVRAGQVVMAGYNMMIPYLVPEMPETQAAALKENVKSPLVYSKVVIRNWQPFVKLGVHEIYSPAAPYSRVKLDYPVNMGGYQHPRDPNQPIGLHMVYVPTLPGSGLSPREQSRKGRALLLGTPFEVHEKMIREQLQGMFGEAGFDHQRDIQAITVNRWSHGYSYFLNGLFDDEKEAEQIIHTARQPIGRITIANSDSDWSPYANSAVDQAWRAVNELTAMNKESV
- a CDS encoding cytochrome c, yielding MKPLLILTLLSTCMGASAMSAGEYVAKAGDCSACHTSPQGQALAGGMRFATPLGDIYATNITPDKTYGIGSYSFDDFDKAMRKGVAKDGHHLYPAMPYTSYGKMTPEDMRALYDYLMTEVKPQTVENQKSDIPWPLSMRWPLGIWNSLFLQDGIYQPQPEKGDEWNRGAYLVQGAGHCGACHTPRGWAMQEQGMDQAELRFLNGAELDGWYAPSLRGLNVSKDDLVSLLKTGRSRHAALSGPMGEVVTHSSQYLTDSDLKGIATYLLSLEALPNDAKPTKPAAGAMLSGAQTYARYCSTCHTPKGEGVDFTIPRLAGNLTVNADNPQTLIRVVLDGAQTPVTQQHMSYAMPGYGWALNDQEAADLMSYLRGSWGNKAEPVTAEQVGKVRAEIKK
- a CDS encoding ROK family protein, yielding MFDLGLNNQRVRHLNKRILMALIYRYKHASKSMLAQQTGLSIPAIGKILEELLDEGKIEHSDRMLSNRGLSGGCYQIPAGNALILCMNITPNCIESQLVNSQILPLGEYQFTAVSAPHPQDLLTAIEQVYYQQRKLYPQRTIQLALAVHGQVDPVTGVSQNMPQAPWKEHIEMKYLLEEKLKTRVLLDNDCVMLALAEKWQNTDNQQDFCVINVDYGIGSSFVINQQIYRGSLYGSGQIGHTIVNPDGVACDCGRYGCLETVASLSALKKRARIWLKSQPHSSIQTDWDSLSSKHLIERYQQGDLQVQSWVDSAASAIGLSLYNFLNILNINRIYFYGRSCGFGDRWLSAIMRQTGFNPFDPADPNMTNATRIGFGQLTRPQQIMGIGYLYAEKALEGV
- a CDS encoding DUF5107 domain-containing protein, with the protein product MYGDVKVWQESVTLPTYRTGAEDPNPMFLEKRVYQGSSGAVYPYGVIDTLTGECEDRQYQAVWLENDFIRVMLLPELGGRIHRAYDKVMQRDFVYYNEVIKPALVGLVGPWISGGIEFNWPQHHRPTTFMPVDVTISQQDDGSKTVWLGEVEPMRGLQVMTGFTLYPQKALIEIKGKVFNGNATPRHFLWWANPAVKGGDDHQSVFPPDVTAVYDHGKRDVSAFPIATGTYYKVDYSAGVDISRYKNIPVPTSYMADKSDYDFVGAYHHGEQGGLLHIADHHVSPGKKQWTWGNCDFGLAWDRNLTDHNGPYIELMTGVFTDNQPDFTWLAPYEEKVFVQNFLPYSKLGTLQNANTQAAIKLERINGELQLGLYAIAPLNDVSLVVKGEGEEIFRQPLSLQPAQAWLHALPVSSPQRLTLLLLDRDGCEIISYLEHIPEETPLPQAATAPQKPEQITNTDELYFIGQHLEQYLHASRSAFDYYRRALDIDPLDYRCNVALATLEFNRADFELAASHANTALQRAQRWNKNPQCGQASMLLGSAREKLGQETQAYDDYFKATWSGNCRDAAFYALARLALRKGDAEQALTFINQSLNFNGANNLAMGLKALVLQQLGETKQALEYVTSQLTHYPLSYVLLYAQSVLNGDASALTQVAGARGVNACVLAGWLVGLGREKEALALLKLLNSQESLPLLYRAALTQDASERSHCLQLARENFALKVRFPNTLDDIAVLQRLPQDGFAQYLLGCFFYSKRSYARAESCWLFALRQMPDFAALHRVLGIYAFNKQGNLGQAAEYFQRALDLEPENPRLLFEFSYLQKLTAVPTVQRLQLLDDRRDVALKRDDLTAELLSLYHIHHKVDAAAEILWRRQFHPWEGGEGKVTGQFLINHQRRALALMQERHYAEAYDVLRQSLSYPSNLGEGRLVGQSDNDIWFLMAICAEKMGEKEQSQSALQHALQGGSALSAGRYYNDQPVDYLFYQAMAAARLGEREQAQQQFQSMVDWAKQHRNDLSEPDFFAVSLPDLIVLDASAQEQHSQHCLWVEALGHLGLSDEASFIRLTDELLKRNPAHDKAHLLCLAVQHGIFNH